TGGATTCAGTAACCCACACAGGATCGCCGCTGAACAATTCATTGTACTCAGGCGTCCTCAAAAACCTAACTATCCTCAGCTTTATAACAAACTGATCAATTAACTCCTGAGCTTCTTCTTCAGTAAGCGTCCCTTCTCTTAAATCCCTTTCAACGTATATGTCCAGAAATGTAGAGACTCTGCCCAAAGACATGGCTGCACCGTTTTGCTCCTTTACAGCCGCCAGGTACCCAAAATAAGTCCATTGCACAGCTTCCCTGGCGTTGTAAGCAGGCCTTGATATATCAAATCCATAGGATGACGCCATCTCTTTCATCTCTTTTAACGCCTTTATCTGTTCCGCGATTTCTTCCCTTAGCCTTATTACACTTTCATCGAAAACATCCACTTCCAGCTCCTTAAGCTGCTGCTCCTTGTCCTCTATCAATCTATCAATGCCGTACAAAGCTACGCGCCGGTAATCACCGATTATCCTCCCTCTTCCGTAAGCATCGGGAAGGCCTGTTATAATGCCCACATGCCTTGCCAGCCTCATCTCTGGCGTATAAACATCAAAAACGCCATCATTATGAGTCTTTCTGTACTTCGTAAATATCTCATCCACCAGAGGATCCAGCTCAAGGTTATACGCTTTGCAGGAGTTACGAACCATCCTTATACCGCCGAAAGGCATTATAGCTCGTTTCAACGGCTCATCGGTTTGCAGGCCCACTATTATCTCGTTTTCTCTATCGATATACCCGGGACCGTGGGATGTAATCGTAGATATGGTTTTGGTGTCAGCAGACAGCAAACCACCATTTTCTATTTCCTTCTTTAAAAGCTCCTGAACCTTATTCCACACCTTTTGGGTCCTCTGCGTGGCTGACTTTAAAAAACTATCATCGCCGTAATACGGAGTGTAGTTGCTCTGTATAAAATCCCTTACATCTATCTTGTTGCGCCACTTTTCCCCTTTAAAACCTCTCCACGCCTTTTCCACGCCAATCACTCCTCACTTTGTACTTTGTATACCACTTAGCCAATCCCACTATTTCGTCTTCCTATTGTTTATTATACATATTTATATCTTTGTAGTCAATATACTGTATACAGTATATAAAATAATAGCAGAATTCTATTTGCCAAGATATGCTTTAATGCCTCTATAAATAGCTTCAGCCAATTTGGCCTGATATCCATCATCCTGTAAAAGTTGTTCCTCCGTGGGGTTAGACAAAAAACCGCATTCTACTATAACAGCAGGTATTCTGGTATTTCTGAGCACGTACAGGCCATCAATAGGCAACGCCTCGCGAAAATTGGTGCTGTCCAATTTCTTGAGCTCGGCTTGTATCGCCTTAGCAAGCTTCTCCCCTTCTATAGAACCCCTCTGGTAAAAAGTCTGGGCGCCATAGTACTGGGAATCAGGAAAACTATTTAAATGTATACTGACAAATGCCCTAGCCCCTGAGGCATTAGCTATTTCAGCTCTGCCCTTCAGTTTATAGGCGTCAGAGCCGTCTTCCAATTTCTGATTGTTTTTGCGGGTCATGATCGCCTTTATACCATTCTTTTGGAGGATATTATAAAGCTTTGTAGCGATCTTTAAATTTATTACGTCTTCTCTTACACCGCTGGCGCTGACTTTTCCAGGGTCTCCTCCCCCGTGTCCAGCGTCAATGACTACGTCGTAAGAATTTACATTAAAAACTTGCACCACAACGCTATCGTAAAATAAGTCGAGGAACAATATTAGCGCCAGAATCGCGGCTGCAATGGCTAAATGGCAATTTCTAATGTACACCAATTTCTATTCCCCCTGAAAAGCCTGCATTTACTCATTTACTCATACCAATAAAATTTATATGCTTCTGTCACAAAATTAATCCACTAACATAGGATGTTACTAGATAAAAAGAAAGGAGGATAACTATGCTCACCCGCGAAATCAACTATATAGTCCAGCCAGGCGATACAATATATTTAATAGCTAAAAAATTTAACACCAGTGTAGACGCTGCCGTAACCGCCAACAACCTTACATCTCCCGCACTGATATATCCTGGACAGGTACTGCGGATTCCCATTACAGGCGTGGAGCATGTAGTGCAACCCGGCGATACAGTATACGCTATAGCAACAAGATATGGCGTACCTTATTATACAATAATATACGTAAATAACATCATGTACCCGTACACTATTTACCCCGGTCAGACGCTGTTTATACCAACTACAATAGCCGCTTCTGTCAATGAAACCGTTTCTGTTGAAGAACAAAGCTACGTCCCACCATATCATATCCCATGTCAATTTGTCTATACCGTCAGGCCAGGCGATAGCATGTGGTCAATCTCCAGGATGTTCGGAATCCCCCTGGACTGCCTTATCAGGGCTAATCCCCAGATACCTAATCCCAACTTGATCTTCCCCGGACAAGTAATATGCATACCAGCTCACTGCCCACCTGCACCCCCTATGCTTCCGTGCAAAACATACTACACCGTCAAAGCAGGAGATTCCATGTGGTCAATTGCCAGGATGTTTGGCATTCCTCTAGACTGCCTCATAAGGGCCAACCCGCAGATACCTAATCCCAACTTGATCTTCCCCGGACAGGTAATATGCATACCAGCTCACTGCCCACCTTTACACCATATGCCGCATGAGCGCTGTCGGACATATTACACTGTAAAATCGGGGGATTCTATGTGGTCAATTGCCAAGATGTTCGGCGTATCTCTAGATGCACTTATAAAAGCAAATCAGCAAATAACCGATCCCAATAAAATATTCCCAGGACAGGTCCTGTGCATACCCTTTGGCTCCACTACACAACAAGAAGACGAAAGGACAGAAAAAAGCGAAGCGGAAATCAACGAATGATGTGGAAAAAGGAGAGCTCCAGTACAAAGCT
The genomic region above belongs to Caldanaerobius polysaccharolyticus DSM 13641 and contains:
- a CDS encoding N-acetylmuramoyl-L-alanine amidase gives rise to the protein MYIRNCHLAIAAAILALILFLDLFYDSVVVQVFNVNSYDVVIDAGHGGGDPGKVSASGVREDVINLKIATKLYNILQKNGIKAIMTRKNNQKLEDGSDAYKLKGRAEIANASGARAFVSIHLNSFPDSQYYGAQTFYQRGSIEGEKLAKAIQAELKKLDSTNFREALPIDGLYVLRNTRIPAVIVECGFLSNPTEEQLLQDDGYQAKLAEAIYRGIKAYLGK
- the safA gene encoding SafA/ExsA family spore coat assembly protein, with amino-acid sequence MLTREINYIVQPGDTIYLIAKKFNTSVDAAVTANNLTSPALIYPGQVLRIPITGVEHVVQPGDTVYAIATRYGVPYYTIIYVNNIMYPYTIYPGQTLFIPTTIAASVNETVSVEEQSYVPPYHIPCQFVYTVRPGDSMWSISRMFGIPLDCLIRANPQIPNPNLIFPGQVICIPAHCPPAPPMLPCKTYYTVKAGDSMWSIARMFGIPLDCLIRANPQIPNPNLIFPGQVICIPAHCPPLHHMPHERCRTYYTVKSGDSMWSIAKMFGVSLDALIKANQQITDPNKIFPGQVLCIPFGSTTQQEDERTEKSEAEINE